Proteins from one Prevotella sp. E2-28 genomic window:
- a CDS encoding peptide chain release factor 3 has product MNQEIERRRTFAIISHPDAGKTTLTEKFLLFGGQIQVAGAVKSNKIKKTATSDWMEIEKQRGISVSTSVMEFDYTPDGKDIEYKVNILDTPGHQDFAEDTFRTLTAVDSAIIVVDGAKGVETQTRKLMTVCRMRKTPVIIFVNKMDREGRDPFDLLDELEQELEIKVRPLSWPINQGAKFKGVYNIYEQKLDLFTPDKQRVTEKVSVEISSSELDERIGEADAAKLREDLELVDGVYPEFDVETYRSAEVAPVFFGSALNNFGVQELLNCFVEIAPSPRPTKAEEREVQPEEQKFTGFIFKITANIDPNHRSCIAFCKVCSGKFQRNVPYLHVRQGKTMRFTSPTQFMAQRKSTIDEAWPGDIVGLPDTGGIFKIGDTITEGEQLHFRGLPSFSPELFKYIENDDPMKSKQLQKGIDQLMDEGVAQLFVNQFNNRKIIGTVGQLQFEVIQYRLENEYNAKCRWEPVHLYKACWISSDDEKELENFKKRKYQYMAKDKEGRDVFLADSGYVLQMAQQDFEHIQFHFTSEF; this is encoded by the coding sequence ATGAATCAGGAGATAGAAAGAAGAAGAACATTTGCGATTATTTCGCACCCCGATGCCGGTAAGACCACACTGACTGAGAAGTTCCTGCTCTTTGGCGGACAGATTCAGGTGGCTGGCGCAGTGAAAAGTAACAAGATTAAGAAGACCGCCACGTCTGACTGGATGGAGATCGAGAAGCAGCGTGGTATCTCGGTATCGACCTCTGTGATGGAGTTCGACTATACCCCCGATGGTAAGGACATTGAATACAAAGTAAACATCCTCGACACCCCGGGTCACCAGGACTTTGCCGAGGACACCTTCCGCACGCTGACCGCTGTTGACTCGGCTATCATCGTGGTTGACGGTGCCAAGGGTGTTGAGACTCAGACACGCAAGCTGATGACCGTGTGTCGTATGCGTAAGACGCCAGTCATTATCTTCGTTAATAAGATGGACCGTGAAGGTCGCGACCCCTTCGACCTGCTCGACGAGTTGGAACAGGAACTGGAGATTAAGGTGCGCCCCCTCTCTTGGCCTATCAATCAGGGTGCCAAGTTCAAGGGCGTCTATAACATCTACGAGCAGAAGCTCGACCTCTTCACGCCCGATAAGCAGCGCGTCACTGAGAAAGTCAGTGTAGAAATCAGTTCCTCTGAGCTCGACGAGCGTATTGGTGAAGCCGATGCCGCTAAACTGCGCGAGGACCTGGAACTGGTTGATGGTGTTTATCCTGAGTTCGATGTTGAGACCTATCGCTCGGCTGAGGTGGCTCCCGTGTTCTTCGGTTCTGCATTGAATAACTTCGGTGTGCAGGAGCTGTTGAACTGCTTCGTAGAGATTGCCCCCAGTCCTCGTCCCACAAAGGCTGAGGAGCGCGAGGTGCAGCCCGAGGAGCAGAAGTTCACTGGCTTTATCTTCAAGATTACCGCTAATATCGACCCCAACCACCGTTCATGTATCGCTTTCTGTAAGGTATGCTCTGGCAAGTTCCAGCGTAACGTGCCTTACCTGCATGTGCGTCAGGGAAAGACCATGCGCTTCACCTCGCCCACGCAGTTCATGGCCCAGCGTAAGAGCACTATCGACGAGGCTTGGCCAGGCGATATCGTAGGTCTGCCTGATACCGGTGGTATATTTAAAATAGGTGACACCATTACCGAGGGTGAGCAACTGCATTTCCGTGGACTTCCCTCGTTCTCACCAGAGCTGTTTAAGTATATCGAGAATGATGACCCCATGAAGTCAAAGCAGCTCCAGAAAGGTATCGACCAGTTGATGGACGAAGGTGTGGCTCAGCTCTTTGTCAACCAGTTCAACAACCGTAAGATTATCGGTACCGTAGGTCAACTGCAGTTCGAGGTTATTCAGTATCGCTTGGAGAACGAATATAACGCCAAGTGCCGCTGGGAGCCTGTACACCTGTATAAAGCCTGCTGGATTTCCAGCGACGACGAAAAGGAACTCGAGAACTTCAAGAAGCGTAAGTACCAGTATATGGCGAAGGATA